A genome region from Anopheles stephensi strain Indian chromosome 2, UCI_ANSTEP_V1.0, whole genome shotgun sequence includes the following:
- the LOC118504966 gene encoding uncharacterized protein LOC118504966 isoform X1 has protein sequence MQQSTMLRIVVFCYIFSITYCEPGSSAPEAFPEPVCGRISQMLDECFHNSTPSIAVELLYSVQIPETIEQINSRCLVFNRGMECVQRYLDVCVDSKERLIIDNEVYGAKRLYEFLCRDRGFQQEFLWHKGCFQLVHRDLDSCSKRFVSILKEEMTKTTKQSFNQQYMHFCCARYAYENCVYNSARYKCTPSSAVFLRRIAKLMSTEQHFLNCDKIENEVCSSGRPVLVLVGWWWWSSVALLMLSWPTLRTTVSV, from the exons AGCCTGGCAGCAGCGCACCGGAAGCCTTCCCCGAACCGGTCTGCGGACGGATTTCTCAGATGCTCGACGAATGCTTTCACAACTCAACGCCCAGCATTGCCGTGGAGCTGCTGTACAGTGTGCAGATTCCCGAAACCATCGAGCAGATCAACAGCCGGTGTCT AGTGTTCAACCGTGGCATGGAATGCGTCCAGCGGTACCTGGACGTGTGCGTAGACTCCAAGGAGCGACTCATCATCGACAACGAGGTGTACGGTGCGAAACGTTTGTACGAGTTTCTTTGCCGTGATCGAGGCTTCCAGCAAG AATTTCTCTGGCACAAAGGATGCTTTCAGCTGGTGCACCGAGATTTGGACTCGTGCTCGAAACGGTTCGTGTCCATTCTGAAGGAGGAAATGACCAAAACCACCAAGCAGTCCTTCAACCAACAGTACATGCACTTTTGCTG TGCCCGGTATGCGTACGAGAACTGTGTTTACAACAGTGCCCGCTACAAGTGCACACCAAGCTCGGCCGTCTTTCTGCGCCGCATCGCCAAGCTGATGTCCACCGAGCAGCACTTCCTCAACTGTGATAAGATCGAAAACGAAGTTTGCTCTTCCGGCCggccggtgctggtgctggtcggctggtggtggtggtcgtcggTCGCCCTCCTAATGCTTTCGTGGCCGACCCTACGCACCACCGTCAGCGTTTAA
- the LOC118504966 gene encoding uncharacterized protein LOC118504966 isoform X2, with amino-acid sequence MLDECFHNSTPSIAVELLYSVQIPETIEQINSRCLVFNRGMECVQRYLDVCVDSKERLIIDNEVYGAKRLYEFLCRDRGFQQEFLWHKGCFQLVHRDLDSCSKRFVSILKEEMTKTTKQSFNQQYMHFCCARYAYENCVYNSARYKCTPSSAVFLRRIAKLMSTEQHFLNCDKIENEVCSSGRPVLVLVGWWWWSSVALLMLSWPTLRTTVSV; translated from the exons ATGCTCGACGAATGCTTTCACAACTCAACGCCCAGCATTGCCGTGGAGCTGCTGTACAGTGTGCAGATTCCCGAAACCATCGAGCAGATCAACAGCCGGTGTCT AGTGTTCAACCGTGGCATGGAATGCGTCCAGCGGTACCTGGACGTGTGCGTAGACTCCAAGGAGCGACTCATCATCGACAACGAGGTGTACGGTGCGAAACGTTTGTACGAGTTTCTTTGCCGTGATCGAGGCTTCCAGCAAG AATTTCTCTGGCACAAAGGATGCTTTCAGCTGGTGCACCGAGATTTGGACTCGTGCTCGAAACGGTTCGTGTCCATTCTGAAGGAGGAAATGACCAAAACCACCAAGCAGTCCTTCAACCAACAGTACATGCACTTTTGCTG TGCCCGGTATGCGTACGAGAACTGTGTTTACAACAGTGCCCGCTACAAGTGCACACCAAGCTCGGCCGTCTTTCTGCGCCGCATCGCCAAGCTGATGTCCACCGAGCAGCACTTCCTCAACTGTGATAAGATCGAAAACGAAGTTTGCTCTTCCGGCCggccggtgctggtgctggtcggctggtggtggtggtcgtcggTCGCCCTCCTAATGCTTTCGTGGCCGACCCTACGCACCACCGTCAGCGTTTAA